One part of the Dasypus novemcinctus isolate mDasNov1 chromosome 29, mDasNov1.1.hap2, whole genome shotgun sequence genome encodes these proteins:
- the LOC131276567 gene encoding olfactory receptor 5V1-like, with the protein MDIYNLTTVEEFFLLGLSDLKEVRYLLFLFLTVIYQVTLVGNCTILLAVGTEKKLHTPMYYFLANLSLLDILCPSAIIPKMLENFLTEKKTISFVGCALQVYFLIALAGTEVFLLSLMAYDRYVAICFPLSYTLIMTKARCAQRTAGTWAAGFLHSLLHTVFTFRLSFCKSHQVNQYYCDIPPVVALSCSSTYVAKMLVLVVGGILGISAFQITLISYIYIISTVLKIQSAEGKHKAFSTCASHLIVVSLFYGTILFTYIRPSSSQHSPARDRLVSMLYVIITPMINPIIYSLRNTEIKGALKKFYITGNIIVTKNLFGTQLRLNS; encoded by the coding sequence ATGGACATCTACAATCTCACCACCGTGGAGGAGTTTTTCCTCTTAGGGCTCTCTGATCTCAAGGAGGTGCGCtatcttctctttctatttttgacAGTCATCTATCAGGTCACCTTGGTGGGAAACTGCACCATTCTCCTGGCCGTTGGGACTGAGAAAAAGCTGCACACACCCATGTATTACTTCTTGGCAAATCTGTCCCTGTTAGACATACTCTGCCCATCAGCTATTATCCCCAAGATGCTTGAGAATTTCCTGACTGAGAAAAAAACCATTTCCTTTGTTGGGTGTGCTTTGCAGGTTTATTTCCTCATAGCCCTGGCGGGGACCGAGGTCTTCCTACTTTCCCTCATGGCTTATGACCGGTACGTGGCCATATGTTTCCCGCTTAGTTACACCCTCATCATGACCAAGGCACGCTGTGCGCAGCGGACGGCTGGAACCTGGGCAGCAGGGTTTCTTCACTCCCTTCTGCATACAGTGTTCACATTCCGCCTGTCTTTCTGTAAGTCCCATCAGGTTAACCAGTATTACTGTGACATCCCGCCAGTGGTGGCGCTCTCCTGCTCCTCCACGTATGTGGCAAAGATGCTTGTTTTAGTGGTAGGAGGGATCTTGGGGATCAGTGCCTTTCAGATCACCCTTATCTCTTATATCTACATCATATCCACCGTCCTAAAGATCCAGTCAGCCGAAGGGAAGCACAAAGCCTTCTCCACATGCGCTTCTCACCTCATTGTGGTCTCCCTGTTTTACGGCACAATCCTATTTACTTATATTCGTCCCTCCTCCAGTCAACACTCCCCAGCCAGAGACAGACTCGTCTCAATGCTGTACGTGATTATCACCCCAATGATAAACCCCATAATCTACAGTTTGAGAAATACAGAGATTAAAGGAGCactcaaaaaattttatattacagGAAACATAATAGTGACAAAGAACTTATTTGGCACTCAACTTAGATTGAATTCATAA